A window from Drosophila nasuta strain 15112-1781.00 chromosome 3, ASM2355853v1, whole genome shotgun sequence encodes these proteins:
- the LOC132788207 gene encoding uncharacterized protein LOC132788207: MVAPPYGKQVLIGNWADRRYAYDEKGNGILPGLNPAQKCEEHRSLSQDTYTYEGFSGDECLRHFKEKRVTRIHNFRNGTSSNLEMIDNPMLKNNFTTTNTLLYDWLPKHRLNQNSKRQPTTAEIPTKQNYPDLMQCFGNLTRTRNFAELQKAEEILEKTNAMQTTYDTAYNLSSKLTPDYEALANKSKNC, translated from the coding sequence ATGGTTGCTCCGCCGTATGGCAAGCAAGTGTTAATCGGCAATTGGGCGGATCGTCGTTACGCCTACGATGAGAAAGGCAATGGCATACTGCCAGGTCTGAATCCGGCACAAAAGTGCGAAGAGCATCGCTCTCTCAGCCAGGATACTTACACTTACGAAGGCTTCAGTGGGGACGAGTGTTTGAGGCATTTTAAGGAGAAGCGAGTGACGCGTATTCATAACTTTCGCAATGGCACCTCGTCGAACTTGGAGATGATCGATAACCCGATGTTGAAGAATAATTTCACAACCACAAATACATTGCTGTACGATTGGTTGCCCAAGCACCGATTGAATCAAAATTCAAAGCGACAGCCGACAACGGCTGAAATTCCTACTAAGCAGAATTATCCCGACTTAATGCAGTGTTTTGGCAATCTCACAAGGACTCGCAACTTTGCTGAGCTACAGAAAGCCGAAGAGATTTTGGAGAAAACCAATGCCATGCAGACCACCTACGACACAGCCTATAATCTGTCGAGCAAACTAACCCCAGACTATGAAGCTTTGGCCAACAAAtccaaaaattgttaa
- the LOC132793163 gene encoding uncharacterized protein LOC132793163 — MLDKLPDDCQLRIIRYVKDLTDQMALRHVCKSLRDNVEYHWKQHIREIYVQGAELEHFEEYPDDMHALLKQTCGTVTSIVMSRGSANLLPEWEGYEFPKVTSLDAEIFNTDNDPDDDVNMMTKMFPNIVHLSLQSNATGRYMWRWTRLISMHFYCCESLDPRMLLRTFVKVPVHKLTILFYGYSVNLGDDLVGASMLPFLEELVIDDHHLLGDFMPNLMKLPKFTRLAFYTRDYYEHLLQSVAKLAPLRVNALSFFDAFWSSDRLCDDIERMSNLRRLVLQDDDIEASQLHTLCSRLKNLEELHLINMRSLPTTHQIWGVVEAAENLELLNLTGCTLDPDFLKQSTSRLSVVLKNRDPQSFTINLSETLAEEDMKKTQNALKHPSLIVAYDFIDLDGWTSRFIEIGFDPIDEEESED, encoded by the exons ATGTTAGACAAACTACCCGACGATTGTCAATTGAGGATTATACGATATGTGAAAGATTTAACGGATCAAATGGCACTCAGGCACGTCTGCAAGAGCCTACGTGATAATGTGGAATATCATTGGAAACAACACATCAGGGAGATTTATGTACAAGGAGCTGAGCTGGAGCACTTCGAGGAGTATCCCGACGATATGCACGCACTACTGAAGCAGACCTGTGGAACTGTCACGAGCATTGTAATGTCTCGAGGATCGGCGAATCTCTTGCCGGAGTGGGAGGGCTATGAGTTCCCCAAAGTGACAAGCTTGGACGCTGAGATCTTCAACACAGACAACGATCCGGACGATGACGTCAATATGATGACCAAAATGTTTCCCAACATCGTGCACCTCTCTCTTCAAAGCAATGCTACCGGCAGATATATGTGGAGGTGGACACGGTTGATATCAATGCATTTCTATTGTTGCGAATCTTTAGATCCTCGGATGTTGTTACGCACCTTTGTCAAGGTACCTGTGCACAAACTCACAATACTCTTCTATGGTTATTCAGTCAATTTGGGAGATGATTTGGTGGGTGCCTCAATGCTTCCATTTCTGGAGGAACTTGTGATCGATGATCACCATCTGCTGGGTGACTTTATGCCGAATCTGATGAAGCTGCCCAAGTTTACGAGGCTCGCCTTCTACACTCGTGACTACTACGAGCATCTGCTGCAATCGGTGGCCAAGCTGGCGCCCCTCCGCGTCAATGCGCTCTCCTTCTTCGATGCTTTCTGGAGCAGCGATAGATTGTGCGACGACATCGAGCGTATGAGCAACCTGCGTCGTCTGGTGCTGCAGGACGATGACATTGAGGCGTCACAGCTGCACACCCTCTGCTCCCGGCTAAAGAATCTCGAAGAGCTGCATTTGATCAACATGCGATCGCTGCCCACTACCCATCAGATCTGGGGCGTTGTCGAGGCTGCTGAGAATTTAGAGCTTCTCAATTTAACCGGCTGCACATTGGATCCGGATTTCCTAAAGCAGAGCACCAGTCGGTTGTCGGTTGTGCTTAAGAACCGCGACCCACAATCATTTACGATTAATCTTTCCGAAACCCTCGCGGAAGAGGACATGAAGAAG ACCCAAAATGCCCTGAAGCATCCAAGTTTGATAGTTGCCTATGATTTCATCGATTTAGATGGTTGGACCTCACGTTTCATCGAAATTGGGTTCGATCCGATTGATGAAGAAGAATCAGAAGattaa
- the LOC132793195 gene encoding LOW QUALITY PROTEIN: zinc finger protein 526 (The sequence of the model RefSeq protein was modified relative to this genomic sequence to represent the inferred CDS: deleted 4 bases in 3 codons; substituted 1 base at 1 genomic stop codon), with protein sequence MAINFSASFAACIAAGLKVPRQIMYCITQDTGQPYVLYKDSQDAERNAGAIGASAAQWGSDMYPNIQQQAQQQLTAHQQQQQQQQQQQQQQQQQNATVAAAQAAAAAAAAGQPQSPPGGGRGGRDNGSGDGRQQQVSPSSSPYPSVQQQQQQQRANGNADDDAMNQLANQQNSAPNPNQSSNEPQHASANGGEPGQGNPHVQQNGSQNGPQGDPGFQTPDYYAPRHGAPQGGMLAPPGFPPLHYLNKMENGGEAYALPELLPGQQQQQQQQQQQQNGAQQNGGAGNQNGGGPANGNGNNEGATNAANAASAASGATGTTSGRTGPGRPHKNKPHSDLRLFKCLTCGKDFKQKSTLLQHDRIHTDARPFPCSECGKRFRQQSHLTQHLRIHANEKPFTCPYCSRSFRQRAILNQHIRIHSGEKPFACPECGKHFRQKAILNQHVRTHQDVSPHLIFKNGPHPTLWPSDVPFPGEETDTKGDITVASGGYHDDDSQGTPDGSGGMHYPSYFKDSKGQKILPEVLQHIGVRPANMPLYVRCPICDKEFKQKTTLLQHGCIHIESRPYPCPECGKRFRQQSHLTQHLRIHTNEKPFGCMYCPRFFRQRTILNQHLRIHTGEKPYKCSQCGKDFRQKAILDQHTRTHQGDRPFCCPMPNCRRRFATENEVTKHIDNHMNPNSTKVRRQQQQQQQQQQQVQQVQQQQQQQQQQQQQVQQQVQQQQQQQNAAVASAAVVANHLMNDVKSLAAQQFLNNNNPAAVDNKANILPVRSMAANAAAAAAVAQQSVVKNELYFPQCYGPPFQHPFHAQQQQQQQQQPSAAHANGGPTPPVTVTVANAVAPGVVVQQNPATSVVAQXHPTTGAAGAQQQQQQQQQQQQQQQQQQQQQTVATTTTAHHVTTPPTSAHHITATGGVTTTPTSSTTVAAPQTVTLSITLPPPPPLPPTAHPPHPHAGHALTATPQGGVAPPPPPPTLSHAIPIHPHIHSIFGSL encoded by the exons ATGGCGATAAATTTCTCGGCCTCGTTTGCGGCATGCATCGCCGCAGGCTTGAAGGTGCCACGCCAGATCATGTACTGCATCACACAGGACACCGGGCAGCCTTATGTGCTGTATAAGGACTCGCAGGATGCGGAGCGAAATGCGGGCGCCATTGGGGCAAGTGCCGCACAATGGGGCAGCGACATGTACCCCAACATCCAGCAGCAGGCGCAGCAACAGCTCACCGcccaccagcaacaacagcagcagcaacagcaacaacaacagcagcaacaacaacagaacgccacagtggcagcagctcaagcagcagccgctgccgcagcagcGGGACAGCCGCAGAGTCCGCCAGGTGGA GGACGGGGGGGGCGGGACAATGGCAGCGGCGATGGCCGACAGCAGCAGGTGTCGCCCAGCTCCAGTCCGTATCCCTccgtgcaacagcagcagcagcagcagagagccAATGGCAATGCCGACGACGATGCCATGAATCAG CTTGCCAATCAACAGAACTCCGCGCCAAATCCAAACCAAAGCAGCAACGAGCCGCAACACGCGTCTGCGAACGGCGGCGAGCCTGGCCAGGGGAATCCGCACGTGCAGCAGAACGGCAGCCAGAACGGTCCGCAAGGCGATCCCGGCTTCCAGACGCCCGACTACTATGCGCCACGCCACGGGGCGCCTCAAGGCGGCATGCTTGCCCCGCCCGGCTTTCCGCCTCTGCACTATCTGAACAAGATGGAGAACGGAGGCGAAGCGTATGCGTTGCCCGAACTCTTGCCtgggcaacagcagcagcagcaacaacaacagcagcagcagaatggCGCGCAACAAAATGGCGGAGCGGGCAATCAAAATGGCGGCGGGCCGgcgaatgggaatgggaacaATGAGGGCGCAACGAATGCGGCGAATGCGGCGAGCGCGGCGTCGGGGGCAACGGGGACGACGAGCGGCCGAACGGGGCCGGGACGTCCGCACAAGAATAAGCCGCACAGCGATCTGCGGCTGTTCAAGTGTCTGACCTGCGGCAAGGACTTTAAGCAGAAGAGCACGCTGCTGCAGCACGATCGCATCCACACGGATGCGCGTCCATTTCCGTGCTCGGAGTGCGGCAAGCGATTTCGTCAGCAATCGCATCTGACGCAACATCTGCGCATCCATGCCAATGAAAAGCCATTCACGTGTCCGTACTGCTCGCGCAGCTTCAGACAGCGCGCGATCCTCAATCAGCACATACGCATCCATTCGGGTGAGAAGCCCTTCGCCTGCCCCGAGTGCGGCAAGCACTTTCGCCAGAAGGCCATCCTCAATCAGCATGTGCGCACCCACCAAG ATGTCTCACCGCACCTCATCTTCAAGAACGGTCCGCATCCGACGCTCTGGCCCTCCGACGTTCCCTTTCCCGGCGAGGAGACGGACACCAAGGGCGACATCACTGTGGCCAGCGGTGGCTACCACGACGACGATTCCCAAGGCACTCCCGATGGCAGCGGTGGCATGCATTATCCCTCCTACTTCAAGGATAGCAAGG GTCAAAAGATTCTACCAGAGGTGTTGCAACACATTGGCGTCCGGCCAGCGAATATGCCGCTCTATGTGCGATGCCCCATCTGTGACAAGGAGTTCAAGCAGAAGACTACGCTGCTGCAGCACGGCTGCATCCACATAGAGTCGCGTCCCTATCCGTGCCCCGAATGCGGCAAACGCTTCCGCCAGCAGTCGCATCTCACGCAGCATCTGCGCATACACACCAACGAGAAGCCCTTCGGCTGCATGTACTGTCCGCGCTTCTTCCGACAGCGCACCATTCTCAACCAG CACTTGCGCATCCACACTGGCGAGAAGCCTTACAAGTGCAGCCAGTGCGGCAAGGACTTCCGTCAGAAGGCGATACTGGACCAGCACACGCGCACCCACCAG GGCGATCGTCCGTTCTGTTGTCCGATGCCGAATTGCCGGCGACGCTTTGCCACCGAGAACGAGGTGACGAAGCACATCGACAACCACATGAATCCCAACAGCACCAAGGTGcgaaggcagcagcaacagcagcagcagcaacagcaacaagtgcagcaggtgcaacagcagcagcagcaacaacagcagcaacaacaacaggtgcaacagcaagtgcaacagcagcagcagcaacaaaacgcCGCTGTGGCCTCCGCTGCCGTTGTGGCCAATCATCTGATGAACGATGTGAAGAGTCTGGCTGCCCAGCAAttcctcaacaacaacaatcccGCCGCTGTGGACAACAAGGCGAACATCTTGCCGGTGCGCAGCATGGCGGCAAATGCagctgcggcagctgctgtggcACAACAATCGGTGGTCAAGAACGAACTGTACTTCCCCCAATGCTATGGCCCGCCCTTCCAGCATCCCTTCCacgcccagcagcagcagcagcaacaacagcagccaagtgCAGCACATGCCAATGGCGGACCAACGCCGCCGGTGACGGTGACTGTGGCAAATGCTGTGGCACCTGGTGTTGTGGTGCAACAGAATCCCGCCACCTCTGTGGTGGCTCAGTGACATCCCACCACTGGAGCAGCTggcgcacaacaacaacaacaacagcagcaacaacagcaacaacagcagcaacagcaacaacagcaacaaacggtggcaacaacaacaacagcgcatCATGTGACAACGCCGCCGACGAGTGCACATCATATCACGGCCACGGGGGGG GTAACAACCACGCCCACATCGTCGACAACGGTCGCGGCGCCGCAGACGGTGACGCTGTCGATCAcattgccaccgccgccgccgctgccgccgaCGGCGCATCCGCCACATCCGCATGCGGGACATGCGTTGACGGCCACGCCCCAAGGCGGTGTTGCGCCCCCC CCGCCGCCGCCCACTCTATCGCATGCGATACccatacacccacacatacactcgaTATTCGGATCTCTATGA